One stretch of Niallia sp. XMNu-256 DNA includes these proteins:
- the ylqF gene encoding ribosome biogenesis GTPase YlqF — MTIQWFPGHMAKARRQVTEKLKLIDIIFELVDARIPLSSRNPMIDEIIQHKPRLILLNKADMADKQITQEWIQYFQQRGLRAIAINSKAGSGMREITSAAQDTLAEKIDRLKAKGVKPRAIRAMIVGIPNVGKSTLINRLAKKNIAKTGNTPGVTKAQQWIKVGKELELLDTPGILWPKFEDQEVGLKLALTGAIKDAILNLEDVAVYGLKILEQHYPDRLKEHFRLEAGLSHEIAKIFDIIGENKGCISRNGETDYDKVTELIIRDIRNEKLGPLSLERPEDE, encoded by the coding sequence TTGACAATTCAATGGTTTCCAGGCCATATGGCAAAAGCTAGAAGACAGGTAACTGAAAAGCTGAAACTAATCGATATTATTTTTGAATTAGTAGATGCACGGATTCCCTTATCTTCTCGAAATCCGATGATTGATGAAATCATCCAACATAAACCAAGGCTAATCTTATTAAATAAAGCTGATATGGCAGACAAACAAATAACGCAAGAATGGATTCAATATTTTCAACAACGAGGCTTGCGAGCAATTGCTATTAATTCTAAAGCAGGGTCTGGAATGAGAGAAATCACTTCAGCAGCACAAGACACATTAGCTGAGAAAATCGATCGCTTAAAGGCAAAAGGAGTGAAGCCTAGAGCTATAAGGGCGATGATCGTCGGGATCCCGAATGTCGGTAAGTCAACATTAATTAACCGACTTGCTAAAAAAAATATTGCAAAAACGGGTAATACACCTGGTGTAACAAAGGCACAACAATGGATTAAAGTAGGTAAAGAACTTGAATTATTAGACACTCCAGGAATATTATGGCCTAAGTTTGAAGACCAGGAAGTTGGTTTAAAGCTTGCTCTAACAGGTGCAATTAAAGATGCAATCTTAAATCTTGAAGATGTAGCCGTATATGGATTGAAGATTTTAGAGCAACATTATCCAGATCGGTTAAAGGAACATTTTCGTTTAGAGGCTGGTCTATCCCATGAAATTGCGAAAATCTTTGACATCATTGGTGAAAATAAAGGTTGTATAAGTAGAAACGGCGAAACCGATTATGACAAAGTGACAGAGTTAATTATCAGGGATATTCGAAATGAAAAGTTAGGGCCACTTTCTTTAGAACGCCCAGAAGATGAGTAG
- the lepB gene encoding signal peptidase I encodes MAKKKNELWEWVKALVVAVVLAAVIRYFFFAPIVVDGLSMAPTLHDQDRMIVNKFSYTVGEPKRFDIIVFHAPENKDYIKRVIGLPGDTIEYKDDVLYVNGEAYEEPYLDKLKESTLDGPLTEPFTLTEKIGQATVPEGELFVMGDNRRYSKDSRHIGSVPIEEVLGKTSIIYWPIEDIGLVK; translated from the coding sequence TTGGCAAAGAAAAAAAATGAACTCTGGGAATGGGTTAAGGCACTTGTCGTTGCAGTCGTACTTGCTGCAGTTATACGTTATTTCTTTTTTGCACCAATTGTTGTAGATGGATTGTCAATGGCGCCGACATTACATGACCAAGACCGAATGATTGTTAATAAGTTTAGTTATACCGTTGGCGAACCAAAGAGGTTTGATATCATCGTTTTTCATGCTCCCGAGAATAAGGATTATATTAAACGAGTGATTGGCTTACCAGGTGACACAATTGAGTATAAAGATGATGTATTATATGTTAATGGCGAGGCATATGAAGAACCATATTTAGATAAGTTAAAAGAATCAACTCTAGACGGACCATTAACAGAACCGTTTACCTTAACGGAAAAAATTGGACAAGCAACGGTTCCAGAAGGGGAGCTCTTTGTCATGGGTGACAATCGTCGCTATAGTAAAGACAGCAGGCATATTGGTTCTGTACCGATAGAAGAAGTGCTTGGGAAGACAAGTATTATATATTGGCCAATTGAAGATATTGGTTTAGTAAAATAG